One window of the Streptomyces sp. ITFR-21 genome contains the following:
- a CDS encoding UBP-type zinc finger domain-containing protein, with protein sequence MTAIQGIDPSVQPGGSGCAECEAAAGWWLHLRRCAQCGHIGCCDSSPSQHASAHAASSGHPVVRSFEPGEEWFWNYRTESYVADGPELSPPVSRPAEQSVPGPAERVPADWRDLLN encoded by the coding sequence ATGACCGCGATCCAGGGAATCGACCCGTCCGTCCAGCCGGGCGGGTCCGGCTGCGCCGAGTGCGAGGCCGCCGCGGGCTGGTGGCTGCACCTGCGGCGGTGCGCGCAGTGCGGGCACATCGGCTGTTGCGACAGTTCGCCGTCGCAGCACGCGAGCGCGCACGCCGCGAGCAGCGGGCACCCGGTCGTCCGCAGCTTCGAGCCGGGCGAGGAGTGGTTCTGGAACTACCGCACGGAGAGCTACGTGGCGGACGGGCCGGAGTTGAGCCCGCCGGTGAGCCGGCCCGCCGAGCAGTCGGTACCGGGACCCGCGGAGCGGGTGCCGGCCGACTGGCGCGACCTGCTGAACTGA
- a CDS encoding 4'-phosphopantetheinyl transferase family protein produces MTRAAGADGRRDVEVWAIPLRQPHRVMDALRADLDAEEGRRAAGDPRYGVAHAATRRILADRAGPAARDLRRTAGPHGKPRLTGPGADLDWNLSASGDWALLALLPAGPPAGVGVDVQHLVSADAALRLARRYFPAAEARSVAQARSPAEAYTRLWTYKEAYVKAFGGRLTEGLGVPVPPGPAGIMDGPLGRCRAGAVPGPAPGLLAAVAVTGDLPPRPLPRMWTCAPAGAR; encoded by the coding sequence ATGACCAGGGCCGCGGGCGCCGACGGGCGGCGTGACGTCGAGGTGTGGGCGATACCGCTGCGGCAGCCGCACCGGGTCATGGACGCCCTGCGCGCGGACCTCGACGCCGAGGAGGGCCGGCGCGCGGCCGGCGACCCCCGCTACGGGGTGGCGCACGCCGCGACCCGCCGCATCCTCGCCGACCGTGCCGGCCCCGCCGCCCGCGACCTGCGCCGCACGGCGGGCCCGCACGGCAAACCGCGGCTGACCGGGCCGGGCGCCGACCTGGACTGGAACCTCAGCGCCAGCGGTGACTGGGCGCTGCTCGCACTGCTGCCCGCCGGCCCGCCGGCCGGTGTCGGCGTCGACGTGCAGCACCTGGTGTCCGCGGACGCGGCACTGCGGCTGGCCCGCCGCTACTTCCCCGCGGCGGAGGCGCGGTCGGTGGCGCAGGCCCGCTCGCCCGCGGAGGCCTACACCCGCCTGTGGACGTACAAGGAGGCGTACGTCAAGGCGTTCGGCGGCAGGCTGACGGAGGGACTGGGCGTCCCGGTCCCGCCCGGCCCGGCCGGGATCATGGACGGGCCGCTCGGCCGCTGCCGGGCCGGTGCCGTCCCGGGCCCGGCCCCGGGCCTGCTGGCCGCCGTCGCCGTGACCGGGGACCTGCCGCCGCGCCCGCTGCCGCGGATGTGGACCTGCGCCCCGGCCGGCGCCCGCTGA
- a CDS encoding acyl carrier protein has product MTDPSTDVATDLDTPGGLRADVEQAIVLLLPRVLNQEGAQPVALDAGLMEDLGLTSGKTLELILELEDHLDIQIDVETITPEDLGNVATLAAFVAAHVVDED; this is encoded by the coding sequence ATGACCGACCCCTCCACCGACGTCGCCACCGACCTCGACACGCCCGGCGGCCTGCGGGCCGACGTCGAACAGGCCATCGTGCTGCTGCTGCCGCGCGTCCTCAACCAGGAGGGAGCGCAACCCGTTGCGCTGGACGCCGGGCTGATGGAGGACCTCGGCCTGACCTCCGGCAAGACGCTCGAACTGATCCTGGAGCTGGAGGACCACCTCGACATCCAGATCGACGTCGAGACCATCACCCCCGAGGACCTCGGCAACGTGGCCACGCTGGCCGCCTTCGTCGCCGCGCACGTCGTGGACGAGGACTGA
- a CDS encoding condensation domain-containing protein: MDERDELHLEVVAARSGRGPATWGQQAIWDAVSVLGDDAPRYNVSVGFQLPAARPLAAVLEALTHAAQLHESLRTRLQPDEAGGLAQILDATGGIPVTVRRCAREETERVGGELLAELAASPFDCAVRWPIRVGLVEADGLVRHYGMALSHTAADGGGLRRLARDMVMLLEGVSPRRLREMFPATQPLDQAAYQCSERGRKRDAASRKYWRTKLSEGPRALFPVRGGRTPDALFPNAVLRSPALLRAVDHVAAVHGVSGSSVVLAAAARQVSRLSRAPEPLLQVVVNNRFLPGMSQTITTLAQEGLFHLRTADEDFGALVRRVHAGALGAYRYASYDKRLLDRDIAELRGRLPDLADHSCFLNDTREPELFRPSAEDTEPPPLASARELTTLDWPVEFPPRKNLSFAMDVVDVPGAVELAMTADSALIPRSDMASFLRGIEDAVVEDALATGCV, from the coding sequence ATGGACGAGCGGGACGAGCTGCACCTGGAAGTCGTCGCCGCACGGTCCGGGCGGGGGCCGGCGACCTGGGGCCAGCAGGCGATCTGGGACGCCGTGTCGGTCCTCGGGGACGACGCGCCCCGCTACAACGTGTCGGTCGGCTTCCAGCTGCCCGCCGCCCGGCCGCTTGCGGCCGTACTGGAGGCGCTGACCCACGCGGCGCAGCTGCACGAGTCGCTGCGGACCCGCTTGCAGCCGGACGAGGCGGGCGGGTTGGCGCAGATCCTGGACGCGACGGGCGGCATCCCGGTGACGGTGCGGCGCTGCGCGCGGGAGGAGACCGAGCGGGTGGGCGGGGAACTGCTCGCCGAACTGGCCGCGTCGCCCTTCGACTGCGCCGTCCGGTGGCCGATCCGGGTCGGCCTGGTGGAGGCGGACGGGCTGGTGCGCCACTACGGGATGGCGCTGTCGCACACGGCGGCCGACGGCGGCGGTCTGCGGCGGCTCGCCCGGGACATGGTGATGCTGCTGGAGGGCGTGTCACCACGGCGGCTGCGGGAGATGTTCCCGGCGACGCAGCCTCTGGACCAGGCCGCCTACCAGTGCTCCGAGCGCGGGCGCAAGCGCGACGCCGCCTCCCGGAAGTACTGGCGCACCAAGCTCAGCGAGGGCCCGAGGGCGCTGTTCCCGGTGCGCGGCGGGCGGACGCCGGACGCGCTGTTCCCCAACGCGGTGCTGCGCTCGCCGGCGCTGCTGCGAGCGGTGGACCATGTGGCGGCGGTCCACGGGGTGAGCGGGTCGTCGGTGGTGCTGGCCGCGGCGGCGCGACAGGTATCCCGGCTGAGCCGGGCGCCCGAGCCGCTCCTGCAAGTGGTCGTCAACAACCGTTTCCTGCCCGGGATGTCACAGACGATCACCACGCTCGCGCAGGAGGGGCTGTTTCACTTGCGCACGGCGGACGAGGACTTCGGGGCGCTGGTGCGGCGGGTGCACGCGGGCGCGCTCGGCGCGTACCGGTACGCCTCCTACGACAAGCGGCTGCTGGACCGGGACATCGCCGAGCTGCGCGGGCGGCTGCCCGACCTGGCCGACCATTCGTGCTTCCTCAACGACACCCGGGAGCCGGAGTTGTTCCGGCCGTCGGCCGAGGACACCGAGCCGCCGCCGCTCGCCTCAGCCCGTGAACTGACCACGCTGGACTGGCCGGTGGAGTTCCCGCCGCGCAAGAACCTCAGTTTCGCGATGGACGTGGTGGATGTGCCGGGGGCGGTGGAGCTGGCGATGACGGCTGACAGCGCGCTGATTCCCCGGTCGGACATGGCGTCCTTCCTGCGCGGCATCGAGGACGCGGTGGTCGAGGACGCGCTGGCCACGGGGTGCGTCTGA
- a CDS encoding ATP-binding protein, with translation MNVRKSPCSVPELRSLFLFEKLTEEQLEWLCREGGVESFEAGPVYAEGDPATCFYVLLEGTVVMSRRVGADDVEVSRTAQTGVYAGAFQAYLGDRVPQVYNQSLRTTVPSRFYVLSADRFARMMQDWFPMAVHMLEGLFLGARNTQQAVDRRERLLALGSLSAGLTHELNNPAAAAQRATARLRERVAGMRHKLGALAGDPGRRAAIASLVELQERAVEQAAKAAHATPLGPVETSDREDEVADWLEDRGMAGGWDLAATFVQAGLDTDWLEQVAEATGPAALDGALRWLNYTVETELLMNEIQESTTRISSLVGAARQYSQLDRAPYQVVDVHELLDSTLQMLAGKIGPAVRVVREFDRALPRIPAFPGELNQVWTNLIDNAVSAMDRTGTLTVRTAPDRDHLLVEFRDTGPGVPEEIRERVFEPFFTTKPVGEGTGLGLDISWRIVVNKHHGDLQLESVPGDTRFRVRLPLTAPSSEPETDPVSSAKEEPA, from the coding sequence GTGAACGTGCGGAAGAGCCCGTGCAGCGTGCCCGAACTGCGGTCGCTGTTCCTCTTCGAGAAGCTGACCGAGGAGCAGCTGGAGTGGCTGTGCCGGGAGGGCGGCGTGGAGTCGTTCGAGGCCGGCCCGGTCTACGCCGAGGGCGATCCCGCGACCTGCTTCTACGTTCTCCTGGAAGGCACGGTGGTGATGTCGCGCCGGGTCGGCGCCGACGACGTGGAGGTGTCCAGGACGGCGCAGACCGGCGTGTACGCCGGGGCGTTCCAGGCGTACCTGGGCGACCGGGTGCCGCAGGTCTACAACCAGTCGCTGCGGACCACCGTGCCCTCGCGCTTCTACGTGCTGTCGGCCGACCGGTTCGCGCGGATGATGCAGGACTGGTTCCCGATGGCCGTGCACATGCTGGAGGGGCTGTTCCTCGGCGCCCGCAACACCCAGCAGGCCGTCGACCGGCGCGAACGGCTGCTGGCGCTGGGCTCGCTGTCGGCCGGGCTGACCCATGAGCTGAACAACCCCGCGGCGGCGGCCCAGCGGGCGACCGCGAGGCTGCGGGAGCGGGTGGCCGGTATGCGGCACAAGCTGGGCGCCCTCGCCGGCGACCCCGGCCGGCGGGCCGCCATCGCCTCGCTGGTCGAGCTCCAGGAGCGCGCGGTCGAGCAGGCCGCCAAGGCCGCCCATGCGACACCGCTCGGCCCGGTGGAGACCTCGGACCGCGAGGACGAGGTCGCCGACTGGCTGGAGGACCGCGGGATGGCCGGCGGCTGGGACCTGGCCGCGACCTTCGTCCAGGCCGGCCTGGACACCGACTGGTTGGAGCAGGTCGCGGAGGCGACCGGCCCCGCCGCCTTGGACGGGGCACTGCGATGGCTGAACTACACCGTGGAGACCGAGCTGTTGATGAACGAGATCCAGGAGTCCACCACCCGTATCTCGTCACTGGTCGGCGCCGCTCGGCAGTACTCGCAGCTGGACCGGGCGCCGTACCAGGTGGTGGACGTGCACGAACTCCTGGACAGCACCCTGCAGATGCTCGCCGGGAAGATCGGTCCGGCGGTGCGGGTGGTCCGGGAGTTCGACCGTGCGCTGCCCAGGATCCCGGCGTTCCCGGGTGAGTTGAACCAGGTCTGGACGAACCTGATCGACAACGCGGTCTCCGCGATGGACCGTACCGGCACGCTCACCGTACGTACCGCGCCGGATCGCGACCATCTGCTGGTCGAGTTCCGCGACACCGGTCCCGGGGTGCCCGAGGAGATCCGGGAGCGGGTCTTCGAACCGTTCTTCACCACCAAGCCGGTGGGCGAGGGCACCGGTCTCGGCCTCGACATCTCCTGGCGCATCGTCGTCAACAAGCACCACGGGGACCTCCAGTTGGAGTCGGTGCCCGGCGACACCCGGTTCCGGGTGCGGCTGCCGCTCACCGCACCGTCCTCGGAGCCGGAGACCGATCCGGTGTCATCAGCGAAGGAGGAGCCGGCATGA
- a CDS encoding SDR family oxidoreductase: MRSFSTSLSKEFGGRGVRVNGVSPGPVETDLWLAADGLAATAAAANGSTAADVRARAAAGTVGGRFTRPAEVAEPVLFLAGDRTANVIGAGFTVDGGFVTTV, from the coding sequence ATCCGAAGCTTCTCCACGTCGCTGTCGAAGGAGTTCGGCGGGCGCGGGGTGCGCGTCAACGGCGTCAGCCCGGGGCCGGTCGAGACCGACCTGTGGCTCGCCGCGGACGGGCTCGCCGCGACCGCGGCCGCAGCGAACGGCTCGACCGCCGCCGACGTACGCGCCCGGGCGGCGGCGGGCACCGTCGGCGGCCGGTTCACCCGTCCGGCGGAGGTGGCGGAGCCGGTGCTGTTCCTGGCGGGCGACCGGACCGCCAACGTCATCGGTGCAGGCTTCACCGTGGACGGCGGTTTCGTCACCACCGTCTGA
- a CDS encoding 3-oxoacyl-[acyl-carrier-protein] synthase III C-terminal domain-containing protein produces MTALKAVAVHLPPVVEPIEKVGERLGLTARQRTLLRRFHGLDQVRFEPAGDLTDLLAKAAEALTELRGREHLVRYVLHARSMPVGVPYPVNPLHELLGRLGLEHARAFTVTHHACAGSLLAVDVAGRLLAADPDPEALALILAGEKTFTRDARLVPETAVFSEAAAACLVGAEGEGDRVLSYAVDLRGEFDGRLAEDRELLDRYQRAYPQALIGVLEAALEQAGESWESLALLLPHNVNQISWRRIARTVDYPLDKVLLDNVPSVGHSFAADFLLNLHTATGRGLLRPGDRYLVAAAGLGATFAAMVLQH; encoded by the coding sequence GTGACCGCACTCAAGGCAGTCGCAGTCCATCTGCCACCGGTTGTCGAACCGATCGAAAAGGTCGGCGAGCGGCTGGGGCTGACGGCCCGTCAAAGGACGTTGCTGCGCCGTTTCCACGGCCTCGACCAGGTTCGCTTCGAACCGGCCGGCGATCTGACGGACCTGCTGGCCAAGGCGGCGGAGGCGCTGACCGAACTGCGCGGCCGCGAGCACCTGGTCCGGTACGTGCTGCACGCGCGCAGCATGCCGGTCGGGGTGCCGTACCCGGTCAACCCCCTGCACGAACTGCTCGGCCGTCTGGGGCTCGAACACGCTCGTGCGTTCACCGTCACCCACCACGCCTGCGCCGGCTCCCTGCTGGCCGTGGACGTGGCCGGTCGGCTGCTGGCGGCAGATCCCGACCCGGAGGCGCTGGCGCTGATTCTCGCGGGGGAGAAGACCTTCACCCGGGACGCCCGGCTGGTGCCGGAGACCGCCGTGTTCAGCGAAGCGGCGGCGGCCTGCCTGGTGGGCGCCGAGGGTGAGGGGGACCGGGTGCTGTCCTATGCGGTGGACCTGCGCGGGGAGTTCGACGGACGCCTCGCGGAGGACCGGGAGCTGCTGGACCGCTACCAGCGCGCGTACCCGCAGGCCCTGATCGGCGTGCTGGAGGCCGCGCTGGAACAGGCCGGCGAGAGCTGGGAATCCCTGGCGCTGCTCCTGCCGCACAACGTCAACCAGATCTCCTGGCGCCGGATCGCCCGGACCGTCGACTACCCGCTGGACAAGGTGCTGCTGGACAACGTCCCGTCCGTGGGCCACAGCTTCGCGGCGGACTTTCTTCTCAACCTCCACACCGCCACCGGCCGCGGACTGCTGCGCCCGGGCGACCGCTACCTGGTCGCCGCCGCCGGGCTCGGCGCCACCTTCGCCGCGATGGTGCTCCAGCACTGA
- a CDS encoding FAD-dependent oxidoreductase, protein MPGTEPGGATRTVIVTVDDDPAVSRAVARDLRRRYGERHRIVRAESGESALGALREMRLRGDRVAVVMADFRMPAMNGIEFLEQAMDVYPAARRVLLTAYADTTAAIDAINVVDLDHYLLKPWDPPEEKLYPVVDELLDTWQASDRRPVPETKVVGHRWSARSSEVRDFLARNQVPYRWYASDEPEGQGLLAAAEEDGLRLPLVITRDGAVLVEPSDQDLAAGAGLATTPSARFYDLVVIGGGPAGLGAAVYGASEGLRTVLAERTATGGQAGRSSRIENYLGFPDGVSGVQLTDRAHRQASRFGAEILTACEVTALEVNGSSRTVRFSDGTAASAHTVILATGVSYRQLDAPGVQELTGRGVFYGSALTEAAGCQGQDVYIVGGANSAGQAAVYLARGTKSVTLLVRGPSLTASMSHYLIQQIEATPGVSVRTGTEVVGAHGTEHLERITLRDTATGQTEPVDAQYLFVFIGAAPRTDWLDGVVRRDGHGFVITGPDLAAAGKLPADWPLDRPPYHLETSVPGVFVAGDARAESAKRVASAVGEGAMAVMLVHRYLERL, encoded by the coding sequence ATGCCGGGGACAGAACCCGGCGGCGCGACACGGACCGTGATCGTGACCGTTGACGACGACCCAGCCGTCTCGCGGGCGGTGGCGCGCGACCTGCGCCGCCGGTACGGCGAGCGGCACCGGATCGTCCGCGCGGAGTCCGGCGAGTCCGCGCTCGGCGCACTGCGCGAGATGCGGCTGCGCGGCGACCGCGTCGCGGTGGTCATGGCCGACTTCCGGATGCCGGCGATGAACGGCATCGAGTTCCTGGAGCAGGCGATGGACGTCTACCCGGCGGCGCGCCGGGTGCTGCTGACCGCGTACGCCGACACCACCGCCGCCATCGACGCGATCAACGTGGTCGACCTGGACCACTACCTGCTCAAGCCCTGGGACCCGCCGGAGGAGAAGCTGTACCCGGTGGTGGACGAGCTGCTGGACACCTGGCAGGCCAGCGACCGCCGGCCGGTGCCGGAGACCAAGGTGGTCGGTCACCGCTGGTCGGCGCGCTCCTCGGAGGTCCGGGACTTCCTGGCCCGCAACCAGGTGCCGTACCGCTGGTACGCCAGCGACGAGCCGGAGGGCCAGGGGCTGCTCGCGGCGGCGGAGGAGGACGGGCTGCGGCTGCCGCTGGTGATCACCCGGGACGGCGCCGTGCTGGTGGAGCCGTCCGACCAGGACCTGGCGGCCGGCGCCGGGCTCGCCACCACCCCCTCGGCCCGGTTCTACGACCTGGTGGTCATCGGCGGCGGCCCGGCCGGGCTCGGCGCGGCGGTCTACGGGGCCTCCGAGGGCCTGCGGACGGTACTGGCCGAGCGCACGGCGACCGGCGGACAGGCCGGGCGGAGCTCCCGGATCGAGAACTACCTGGGTTTCCCCGACGGCGTGTCGGGGGTGCAGCTGACCGACCGGGCACACCGGCAGGCGTCCAGGTTCGGCGCCGAGATCCTGACCGCGTGCGAGGTCACCGCGCTGGAGGTCAACGGCTCCTCCCGGACGGTGCGGTTCTCCGACGGCACCGCCGCGTCGGCGCACACCGTCATCCTGGCCACCGGCGTGTCGTACCGGCAGCTCGACGCGCCCGGCGTGCAGGAGCTGACCGGGCGCGGGGTGTTCTACGGCTCCGCGCTGACCGAGGCGGCCGGCTGCCAGGGGCAGGACGTGTACATCGTCGGCGGCGCCAACTCCGCCGGGCAGGCGGCCGTCTACCTGGCCAGGGGCACCAAGTCGGTGACGCTCCTGGTGCGCGGCCCGTCGCTGACCGCCTCCATGTCGCACTACCTGATCCAGCAGATCGAGGCGACCCCCGGCGTCTCGGTCCGTACCGGCACCGAGGTGGTCGGCGCACACGGCACCGAGCACCTGGAGCGGATAACCCTGCGCGACACCGCCACCGGGCAGACCGAACCGGTCGACGCCCAGTACCTGTTCGTGTTCATCGGCGCCGCGCCGCGCACCGACTGGCTGGACGGGGTGGTGCGCCGCGACGGGCACGGCTTCGTCATCACCGGACCCGACCTGGCCGCGGCCGGGAAGCTCCCCGCCGACTGGCCGCTCGACCGGCCGCCGTACCACCTGGAGACCAGCGTTCCCGGGGTGTTCGTAGCCGGCGACGCTCGGGCGGAGTCCGCCAAGCGGGTCGCCTCGGCGGTCGGCGAGGGCGCGATGGCCGTCATGCTCGTCCATCGATACCTGGAGCGGCTGTGA
- a CDS encoding chitinase, whose translation MTGRRLRLLGVGLAMAFLAQIPVAAAAHAAVTADTCATKPRPAGKVLQGYWENWDGAANGVHPGLGWIPVTDGRIAAHGYNVINAAFPVIRSDGTVLWEDGMDTGVKVATPAEMCQAKAAGATVLMSIGGAAAGIDLSSSAVADRFVATVVPILQKYNFDGIDIDIETGLVGSGNINTLSTSQANLVRIIDGVLARMPAGFGLTMAPETAYVTGGSITYGSIWGAYLPIVKKYADNGRLWWLNMQYYNGSMYGCSGDSYQAGTLAGFTAQTNCLNAGLVVQGTTVKVPYDKQVPGLPAQSGAGGGYMSTGLVSQAWRTYDNGLKGLMTWSLNWDGSKNWTFGDNVRALQGR comes from the coding sequence ATGACCGGTCGGAGGTTACGACTGCTGGGCGTCGGCCTGGCGATGGCCTTCCTCGCACAGATCCCGGTCGCCGCGGCGGCCCACGCGGCGGTGACCGCGGACACCTGCGCCACCAAGCCGAGGCCGGCGGGCAAGGTCCTCCAGGGCTACTGGGAGAACTGGGACGGCGCCGCCAACGGCGTTCACCCCGGGCTCGGCTGGATCCCCGTCACCGACGGCCGGATCGCCGCACACGGCTACAACGTGATCAACGCGGCCTTCCCGGTGATCCGCTCCGACGGCACGGTGCTCTGGGAGGACGGCATGGACACCGGGGTGAAGGTGGCGACCCCCGCCGAGATGTGCCAGGCCAAGGCGGCCGGCGCGACCGTCCTGATGTCCATCGGCGGCGCCGCGGCCGGCATCGACCTCAGCTCCAGCGCCGTCGCCGACCGCTTCGTGGCCACCGTCGTGCCGATCCTGCAGAAGTACAACTTCGACGGTATCGACATCGACATCGAGACCGGCCTGGTCGGCAGCGGCAACATCAACACCCTGTCCACCTCGCAGGCCAACCTGGTCCGCATCATCGACGGCGTACTCGCCCGGATGCCCGCGGGCTTCGGCCTGACCATGGCGCCCGAGACGGCCTACGTCACCGGCGGCAGCATCACCTACGGCTCCATCTGGGGCGCCTACCTGCCGATCGTGAAGAAGTACGCGGACAACGGCCGGCTGTGGTGGCTGAACATGCAGTACTACAACGGCAGCATGTACGGCTGCTCCGGCGACTCCTACCAGGCCGGCACGCTGGCCGGCTTCACCGCGCAGACCAACTGCCTCAACGCGGGCCTGGTCGTCCAGGGCACCACCGTCAAGGTCCCCTACGACAAGCAGGTCCCGGGGCTGCCGGCCCAGTCCGGCGCGGGCGGCGGCTACATGTCCACCGGCCTGGTCTCGCAGGCATGGCGGACGTACGACAACGGGCTCAAGGGCCTGATGACGTGGTCGCTCAACTGGGACGGCTCCAAGAACTGGACCTTCGGTGACAACGTCAGGGCGCTGCAAGGCCGCTGA
- a CDS encoding hemerythrin domain-containing protein has translation MSSAEAEREAAAMLPNGDVVALLLEQHARIRGLFAEIAGADAGDRKRSFDELRALLAVHEAAEELVVRPVAEKTAGEAEADARNQEEKEAGEVLRKLEGMDVADPEFLRAVAEFEQAVSAHADHEEQEEFPAIVAQRTVAQRGTMGDRLRKAEHLAPTHPHPMAAGNPTAVRMTGPFAAMIDKARDAIGR, from the coding sequence ATGAGTTCAGCCGAAGCCGAGCGGGAAGCCGCCGCGATGCTGCCGAACGGCGACGTGGTCGCGCTGCTGCTGGAGCAGCACGCGCGGATACGGGGCCTGTTCGCGGAGATCGCCGGCGCGGACGCCGGCGACAGGAAGCGGTCGTTCGACGAACTGCGGGCGCTGCTGGCCGTGCACGAGGCGGCCGAGGAGCTGGTCGTACGGCCGGTGGCCGAGAAGACGGCCGGCGAGGCGGAGGCCGACGCCCGCAACCAGGAGGAGAAGGAGGCGGGCGAGGTCCTCAGGAAGCTGGAGGGCATGGACGTCGCCGACCCCGAATTCCTGCGGGCCGTCGCCGAGTTCGAACAGGCGGTCAGCGCGCACGCCGACCACGAGGAGCAGGAGGAGTTCCCGGCGATCGTCGCCCAGCGTACGGTGGCGCAGCGCGGCACCATGGGCGACCGCCTGCGCAAGGCCGAGCACCTCGCCCCCACCCACCCGCACCCCATGGCCGCCGGCAACCCGACCGCGGTCAGGATGACCGGTCCGTTCGCGGCCATGATCGACAAGGCCCGCGACGCCATCGGGCGCTGA